TAATTTCTACACAATATGCAGCGGCTAACACTTTTGGTATCTTTTTGTTATCGGGTTTTCGCCACTTATATCCAATAAAAAAAGTAAGAATTGGTACAATTAATAACCCTAAAGCAAATAGCATGGTTAAACTCATGTGTAATCCCTCTCTCATTTCCTTATATTCCCACATGATAAGTCAATAAAACTTAAAATGAGTGATTACTCACTTTACAACCGAAGTAAGTGTGGTAGTATAAAAAGTGAGTAATCACTCATTTTGGTGGAGGTGTTGAAAATGGAAAGCATGATACGGGTTGAAAATGTAGCGCATGCATTTGGTGAGGAAAACGTCTTAAAGGATATCAATTTATCGATTCCAAAAGGTGAAATTTTTGGATTACTCGGTCCTTCAGGTGCTGGGAAAACAACCTTAGTAAAGGTTATGGTTGGTATTTTAGAAGTAGACCAAGGAGAGGCCTGGGTGAAGAGTGTGAAAATGCCATCCTTAGAACAAATGAAAGTGCTTGGGTATATGGCCCAATCCGATGCACTGTATAGTGAACTTTCAGCTAGAGAAAATCTAGATTTTTTCGGTGCTGTGTATGAACTAAAGTCGGAAGAGCGAAAGGAACGGATGAAAGCTGTTATGGACGTCGTGGGGCTGAGAAATCACATGGATAAACCGGTTCATAAGTATTCTGGAGGTATGAAAAGAAGATTAAGCCTAGCTATTGCACTTCTTCATGAACCAGATGTACTCATTCTAGATGAGCCTACTGTAGGAATTGATCCATTGCTAAGACAATCAATATGGGATGAGCTTAAATCTCTTCAGGAAAAAGGAACAACGATTATCGTCACTACCCATGTCATGGATGAAGCAGAAAAATGTGACCGACTTGCTATGATGCGAGATGGATATTTAATTGCAACAGGAACCCCACAACAACTGCGTGATCAAACAAATTCAGAAACGATAGAAGGTGCATTTCTAGTATATGGAGGTGAGCGAGCATGAGTATACTAGCTCTTATCAAAAGGATTTTACGACAATTCAAACGCGATAAACGTTCTTTAGCTCTGCTAATTATGGCCCCATTACTAGTACTCACGCTAATGTGGTTAGTTTTTGAGGGGGATCGATATGAACCTAATATCGCAGTTGTTGATGTACCACAACCTTTTGTGGATGCATTAGAGGAGCAAGATGCCTCAATTGAAACAATGACAGAAGAAGAGGCGATGGAAGCCTTAGAGGATGTTGCATTAGATGCCATGATTTCAATGGACCAACAGAAGTTGTCTATTACGCTTGAAGGTAGTGATCCTTCAACGAATCAAGCTGTTAAAATGACGCTACAAAATGCCATGAAAGAACTGTCACCTCAATCAAATAAGATGGAGCTATCATTCTCTTATTTACACGGTTCAGAAGATTTGGGGTTATTTGATAATGTAGGACCTGTATTAATCGGATTCTTTGTCTTTTTCTTTGTATTTATTATTGGTGGTGTATCGTTTCTGCGAGAAAGAACGCAAGGTACGCTTGAACGATTGTTATCTACTCCATTAAAAAGAAGCGAGGTTGTTTCTGGGTATGTACTCGGATTTGGGATATTTACGTTGCTTCAATCCTTGATTATAGCGGCCTATTCTATTTATGTACTAGGTATGTGGATGGAAGGTTCTTTTGGTTATGTATTATTGATTACGTTTTTATTAGCTATGACGGCGCTAACGCTTGGAACATTACTCTCTGCATACGCTAGTAATGAGTTTCAGATGATTCAATTCATCCCACTTGTCATTGTCCCACAGGTGTTCTTTTCTGGGTTATTTAGCCTCGAAACAATGGCCCCATGGTTACGTTGGATTGGTCAAGTAATGCCGTTAACGTATGGTGCGGATGCATTAAGGGAGATTATGATAAGAGGAAAAGGGTTTGAAGCTTTCCAGACAGACGTCTATATATTAATAGGATTCGCAGTTTTGTTTTACGTGCTGAATATAGTAGCGTTGAAGAAGCATCGCAAGCTATAATGGAAGGTACGAACAATAAGGGGGACTAGGCCATGAGTGAGAACGATATTATTCAGGAAATGCTCCTAAATGAGGATGACGACGATCAGCTTACCCCAAAGCAACGTAAAATTCTCCAAGCCGCTGTAGAAATGTTTGCTGAGAAAGGCTATGCATCTACTTCAACTAGTGAAATAGCGAAACATGCAGGTGTGGCAGAAGGCACAATCTTCAGACATTATAAAACAAAGAAGGATTTACTATATTCGATTGCAGTACCAATGATTACAAAGTTTGCGGCACCTTTTTTTGCCCAACATTTCGTAAGACAAGTATTTAACGATCAGTATAGCGGATACGATGAACTTCTTAGAAGGTTGATTCATAATCGATTTGAATTTGCGAAGGAAAATATTCCTTTGCTGAAGATTGTATTGCAAGAAATGGCCTTTCAGCATGAAATGCAAGTAAAGTATAAAGATATCTTTACTGAAAATGTATTACCACGTTTTAGAGAAGTAGTGGATCATTTTAAAGAAAAAGGTCAGATTGAAGATTATCCAACCGAAACGGTTATCCGCTTAACTATCACGACGATTGTAGGGTTTTTAGTTACTCGTTTCATTATCATGCCAGATTATCCTTGGGATGATGAACAAGAAATTGAGCGGACTATTTCGTTTATCATGCATGGACTGGAAAAGGCTTGAATAACTGTGAAAAGGCTATCGGGTACATTCACGATGGCTTTTTTTAATAGTAAAGAAAGCATAAGTTTTGGCTCTTACCTGTCTAGTTCCAGCGCCTAGTCGCTTTACATTAGACTTATGTTAAGTGTGTCATTCTTACTATGAAACGAATGGAAGTTTTTAAAGATTTATTCATTTGAAAGGAAATAATATGCCAAGTTTCGAATATGTAATGTAGAAGCCTGATGAAAAGGGAGAAAAATCTATGACTAGGATTAAGTTAGTACCTGTAACGAAAAGTAATTGGCTTATGTGTGTGAAATTAAATGTAAAGGAAGACCAGAAACCCTTTATCGCTTCCAACTTATTTTCCATTGCTGAGTATCAGTTTTTCGACCATATGAGAATGCGTGCCATATATTACGGAAAAGAGATGATTGGCTTCGCTATGTATGGCTTAGATGAAGATGAGGGTGGATTATGGATTTATCGATTTATGATTGATGAAAACTATCAGGACCGTGGGCTTGGTAGAGAATCCTTTCAATGCGTAATGGAAGATGTGAAGGATTGGGCAAGAAGGTTGAACAAACAGACTGTGACGATTACTTACCATTCAGACAATACTCGCGGGAAAGAATTTTACCAACAAGTAGGTTTTGTGCCTACAGATGAAGTTATTGAAGGGGAGGAAGTAGCGCGCTATTCCTTGTTTCGGAATTAGACATCAAGCAGTGCGTTGTAAAAAGGCACTGCTCGTGTCTTGAATCCTACATACAAACGGTTACTATTTTTTCATGATTTCAGTAAGGGAAGTCACAGGACACAAGTTTTCATGCGTTAATGGAGGTTGATCTGGAGTGAGCCAAACACTTTTCATTCCTTGTTGAAGTGCTGGTGCAATCTCATTCATAAAGTTATCTCCAATAGATATTGCTTGCTCTGGTTGTACGTTATAAGCCTTTAATAACTCATTGAAATGTTGGGTGGTTTGAATAGGTTTTTTAGCAGAGGTGATAAAGCTATCAAACAAATTCTCAAGTCCAAGGTGTTGAAGAAGACGGTAGACGTCTGTTTCATCACTATTTGTCATCAGTACCAACGTTTTTTCTTCTTTTAATTGTTGTAGGTATGAGACAAGCCCTGGTGTTTGAGTTAGCCAACCTTCTTCAGCTGCCATATCTACCTTTGTTTCATCATATGCACGGTGGCAATCCACCATATCAATACCGTAATGGAGTGCTAATACATAAGGTGGCCACCAGCCGTCTCCTATAGCAATCCAACGCTTAAAATCAAAACTTGTTACGGGAAATGTCTTTGTTGTGTTTCCATACTCTTTGTGAAGTGATCCATCCCATGTTTCGGGGGTGGATAGTTTCTCAGTAAATGGATCCCATGTCCAAAAAACATCCTCTTTAGCATCATATACTTTTCCAATTGCAAGGGGATGATTTCCTGATTTCACATGAGAATAATCCTCTGAAAATTGTATTTGAGAATCCTCTGGGAGTTTCTTTTTTAATTTATCTGCAAACAAATCGAAATGCTTTGTATCTTCGTATAATGTACCATCTAAGTCGAAAATCATTAAAGTTGTATCCTCTGTGAAGCTAGGTTCTAATGACACATCCATCTACTCCCTTTTTGTTAAGAATTGTGTTTATTATCCAAAAAAAAGCTTATAGATTCAAGTAATAGGGAAATAGAGTATTGACTTCTTAATTGGTTCATTTTACGTTTGAATAGCAACCATGAAATATCTAGGAGAGAGGTGGCAAGATGAAAAACCTGCTAAAGTGGTTTACTATTGTCTTGGTTATTAGCGCAATATTGCCAATGAGCCAAGTAGTAGAAGCAGAAGAAACGAGTAAGTCGTCCGATCAGAATATGGTACAAGCAACGATAAATTATGGAAAAGAAGGCAACCCATCTGGAAAGGTGGCGAATGAATCTCCTTTTATTAGCTATTTTGTTAAATTATCTTCTTATGATGTTGCCTACAGCATTTCTATGTTTTTAAACGGTAAAGAAGTTGAAGCAGATTATAGTGAGAATACAGGACTCTTAACCTATCAAGCTTCCGATTTATCAGGTGCGAATACGGTAAAAGTTATTGTGAAAGCTAATGGGCTTAAACAATTAGAACAATCCTGGGACTTTACTGTAGATGATAATAAGAAGAACCCTCTTGAAGGAAAAGATACAACCCTGTTAGAAGAAGTCCAATCTGAGGCGCTTAATCGTATCAATGAATATCGTGAAAATTTAGCACTACCAACCTTATCCAATAATGCGAAGTTACAAGAAACAGCGCAGGCACATTCCAACTACATGTTGAAGTACGAAAATACAGGACATAAAGAGAACAGTGAAAATGAAGATTTCTTTACAGGTGTTTCACCTCAACAAAGAACGTCTTACTTTGGTTATGAGAATTGGTATGTAGGCGAAGGAATTACATATGAGGAGCCTGGAGGAAAGTTAGCTGTAGATCATCTATTTGACGCTCCTTATCACCGTTTGAGCTTAATGAATCCATTCTTCGAGGAAGCTGGTACAGGTTACAATGAAGATGGTGATTTTGTTGTGAATTTCGGGGGGGAAATGAAAGAGGATGATCGGGTCGTTCTTTATCCATATCATCAGCAACAAAACTCTAAGATTTCTTGGTTTGCCTATGAATCTCCTAATCCGTTAAGAAACTATGATAAAAACAAAATTTGGACAGGCTACCCTATCTCCTACACGTATTATGGACCAATGAACGATAAATTAGTTGTAGAAAATGCCACGTTAACAAACAGTTCAGGTGAAGAAATTTCAACATACTCCATTACACCTGAGCAAGAGGATCACGGGAAGCATCACGTCTTTTTAATTCCGAAGAAAGTGTTGTCTACGAATGAACAATATACTGTTAATGTAAATGCTTATATTAAACCTCAATCTGGTGAAAATAAGGATGTATCCAGAACATGGACATTTACAACAGCTTCGACTGTGGATATCCAACGAGTGTATTTAGAAAATCATAATGAAACGAATTTCCTTACTGTAGAATGGGCATCAGGTACCGATCCCAATGCAGAGATTACATTGAAAAAGGATGGCAACCGTTACATTCGTAAGGAAGGGCGCGAACAAACAACTTATCGTCAATTAACTCCTGGAACCTATACGATGAATATTCAAAGCCCACACTTCGAGGAAACAAAGATGTACACCGTAACAATTGAAGAGGATAGCGAACTTCGTTATGACTATGATAGTTCGTTACAGGTTACTAACTTAAAGGAAGGGGAAGTAACCAAAAACGGTGACGGCAGCCTAGCGCCGGAGTATTCAAATTACAGTCAGTGGAAAGCACCAGAGGATTCTTTTGATGAAGATAAAGACTGGACTGTACAATTTAATACTGGAATGGAAGTATCAAATATTACAGATAACTTCGTCTATGTAATTGATGAAGAAGGTAATAAAGTTAGTGTTTCACTAGATTTTGATAGTAATAATGAAGAAATATCAGTGAATGCTCCTTCAACTGGTTATGATAGTGGTGAATATAAATTAGTAATTGAACCATTAAAGAGTAATCAAGGAGTCGAAATGACGAAGGGAATCACCATGCCATTCACGATTAAGTAATTCACATCAAGCCTGTTATTTCAAACGAAGTAACAGGCTTTCTATTTTCTTCTAGGAATTTATAAACGGGTTGAGGTTGTTGATAACTTTGATAAAGTGATGTGGCTACGTCCAGCTCCAGCGCCCAGCGACTAGTTTGCTTCCCTCGCTTCTGTACGATAAGTTAACATCGAATCACCCACGCATGTTTTCATGTTTCCTTTATCTCCTACTGACTAAGGGGAAGTTCGATTAAGATCGCTGCATCGTGCAGCAACATCGAACCAACCCACGTCGTGTGGGCTGCAGCACATACGTCGCTAATCGGGCATCCTGAGCTTTTGTTCAGAATGAGAGTATATGGATGGGGATAAACTGTAAGAATGAATTTTTAATTTAGGCTGAAAGGAGTAAAATCATATGTGTGGAAGGTTTACCCTATTAGCAGAAGAACTTGAAGTACTGAAATCATATGGAATTGAGCACAGGTTAGAAGAGTACACACCGAGATACAACATAGCTCCAGGTCAACAAGTGATGTCCATTATCAACGATGGCGAAAACAATAGAGCAGGGTATCTAACGTGGGGGCTTGTTCCATTTTGGGCAAAAGATCCATCGATTGGATATAAAATGATTAACGCCCGATCTGAATCAGCTCATGAGAAACCGAGCTTTAAACGATTACTACAAAGGAAACGCTGCCTCATCATTGCAGATAGCTTCTACGAATGGCAGAAAACAGATTCAGGAAAACAACCTCTTCGCATTTCAAAAGAGAATCGTCCTTTCTTTGCGTTTGCAGGGTTATGGGATCGATGGAAAACGGATGATAGGGAACTTGTGACTTGTACGATTCTTACGAAAGAAGCGAATGAATTTATGGAGCCGATTCATAAACGGATGCCAATCATCTTGCCTCAAGAAGATGAAGCATGGTGGATGAAACATGAAGAGCGTGATCCAAATGAGATCCATGATTATCTCCAATCTTTACAAATTCCCAGTCTACAAGCTTACCCTGTAAGTACATATGTGAATAATGCCCGTCATGAAGGTCCGGATTGTATAAAATCGATAGAAGCAGAAAACTGAGCCCGAAAAGGCTCAGTTTTTTATTTCTTTATTCTATAATAGCATCATTATCTTGAAGACCTGATTTCGAGATGAATTTGATGTTTGGAAAGAGAGTTTTTTTCCGTTAAACCAAACGAACGCAAAGATGGGCCGGGAAATTGGGGCGGTCGCTCCTATTTTTCAAAAGTAGCTCCTGTTTTTTGATTCTTGCTCCGAGCAGGGAAAGTCGCTCCAGGGCCGATGTTTTAACGCATCGAGTTCGCTACATCCTTTAGCAACCTCGAACGAACATACATCGTGGAGGGGCACAGGGAAGCGAGTGATTTCCAGGCCCATCTTTTCTCTGAAATTACGCAACGCAAACTTTTCTCTCCCCTCAAGCTATCTCGAATTCAAGTCTTCAAGATTATGTCTCCTTAATGGAATGTGTAAAAAAGCACTCCAACTACCTTTTAAATTAGATAATATATAGTATAGAAACCTTTTTACAAAAAAAGTTATAAAATTCTGTAGGGATAAAGAAGTCACGTGCGTCTATTAGGTGTAGTGTTTGATGGAAGGAGGGGAGAGCTATTCAGGATGATCGGTTAATTGAAAAGGTGAAACAGGGGAACCAGCAAGCTTTGAGAATGATCATTGAACGATACAAAGGGTACTTGTTTAAAATTATTGTCAATGTTGTTCGAGATGAAGCAGAAGCAGAGGATTTAACACAAGAAACGTTTATTAAAATGGTCGACGCTCTCCCTGATTATGAATCAAAAGGATTTAAAACCTGGATTAGTCGCATCGCCTATCATAAAGCTATTGATGCGAAAAGAAAGAGAAGTAGACGCCATGAAGAACTAACAGAAGAATTTGAATGGCAATCCACTCCTTCAGATAGTGCCGAGGATGATTGGCTCCAGCAACAAAAGCAGAATAAAGTTGTGGGATCCATACAACAGCTTCCTCAAGGTTATCGAGGTGTCGTCCATGCTTACTACATAGAAGGAAAATCCTATTCTAGTATTGCCCATGAACAACGTTTGGCAGAGAAAACAGTGGAGATGCGTTTGTATCGAGCTCGTAAATGGATGAAAAACAACTGGAAGGAGGATGAGTTTTAATGAAGCATGTTACCGAAGATTTCATTCAACTATATATAAACGGACAACTCCAGGAGCAAGAACAGCTACAATTGGAAGCTCATTTTGAACAATGTGATACGTGTTTTGATATGTATTTAGAGCAATTGGATGTAGCTGACACAACTTCTCCCCTTTCGGAACAGTTTACAAATGATACAGCTCAAACCATTATCAATCAACATCCAACGTTTCAGACACCATCCAAAACATTCAGTGCTCAACCTTCAAAACAACGGAACACATTCATTCATTATGTAGTAGCTGCAGGCTTCACACTTCTCCTCATGATGTCTGGAGTGTTTCAGTATATGACAGATTCATTTAATCAAGATGGAATAAAAAAAGGTCCCTCATTTTCTGGGCATTTGATGGAAAAGACAGGATCCTTATTAGATCAATTAACGTTTGAAGAGGAGGGTAATAACAATGAATAAATCACCTATTTTAGCGTTTTTCCTGGCGTTGATTCCTGGGTTTGGTCATATGTATTTCGGTAGAAAGATTAAAGGTATGTTATATAGTTTAGCTTTTTTTGGGCCATTATTTCTGGGCTTGGTTATTTTAGTGGTAGAGCCTCTTCTCCCAACAGAAGTAAAACTATTATTGGTATTTTGGGTATTTTTCATATGGGTGATAAATGTCATCGACATGGTCATAACGCTTCTTATGAAAAGTGGACAATCGAAAGTTACTCAAGGAGAACCGGATGTAGATGGAATGTCGATGAGCAATCGAAACGAACAGAATGAGAGGTTCTTTACGATTCTTCTTTCGTTTATCCCTGGAGTGGGGCATTTCCATTTAGGATTAAATCAACGTGGGCTTACATTTTTAACAGGTTTTATCGGGGTTGGAATGATGGTTTTCTTTGTAAGTGTCATAACAGGTACTGGTGGTTTTCTTGTCTTCTTATTAGCTCTGCCTGTTATTTGGATTTATGGGCTATTTGATGTGATTCAATTGCTAAATCAGAAGGACCGTGGTGAAACGCTTGAGGACCGTACCCTCATGGAGGACCTTGATCGCCATCGAGTTAATGAGCGGAAGAGTAAGGTGTTAGCGACAATACTCGGGATTTTTCCGGGAGCAGGTCATATGTATATGGGACTGCAACGAAGAGGTTTACAGTTTATGGGCGGATTTTTACTATCCATCTATGTTTTAGATGTTTTGCGGTTGTCCATCTTCCTATTTCTGATTCCTATCATTTGGTTTTATAGCTTTTTTGATACATTACAACAAGCTGGCAAAATGGATAATGAAGAGCTCGAAGATGTGCCAGTTGTGAAACATGTCATGAATCACCAGCGTTGGATAGGAGTTATTTTAATCTTACTAGGGCTGTTTTATTTGGTAGATTCCATCTTTATGCCAGCCTTGGCTGCTGAATTGAGAACACTGCTCAACGTCGATATACGCTACTATTATGAACAGTACTTTCAAATGATTGTTGTATGCTTCCTCTTTATTGGTGGAGGTATCAAGCTACTAATGGGTTCGAAGTCAAAAAAAGAGGAGCATGATGTATGAGAAGGTGGAGAGTCGGAACGATATCAATGGGAGCAACATTGATATTATTAGGGGTATTACTTATGAGTTCCCAGCTGTTTGGTTGGGAAGCTTCCTCTTTAGCATTTACTTGGTGGCCAGCACTTTTAATTGTTTTAGGGGTGGAAGTACTTGTTTATATTTTCACTTCGACACAAGAAAAGCCTGTTGTTCACTACGATTTTCTGTCTATTCTGTTTATTGGGTTTTTGGGAACTATCGGTATCGGATTGTTTCTTATGTCCTCTGTGGGCGTTGTTGAAGAAGTGAAAGGAGCTATTCACAGTGAAACAACAGAGGGAGCTCTTCCAAAGCTCGAACAGCAAGTAACGAGCAATGTGAATAAAATTGTTGTGCAAGCTGGACATAATGATGTAGAGCTTACAACGAATGCGACAGATTCCTTTCATCTATTTGGAACATTTGAGTCAAGTTTCCTAAAGAAAGGCGAACTAAAAGCTGAGGATATAGTGCAGGTGACTAGTACTGGAAACACGATGTACATCCAGTTACTACAGGGACCGAAACGAAATGGAATCCAATACGAACGTACTCGTTTTCATCGCACCCTTTCCTTACCAGCAAATATCCCTGTTGAGGTTCAACAACCCCCCAATGACTTGTCGGTTTCCATTGATACTCTAGAAGCAGATTGGGTGATTGAACGTACATCGCAAGCAGTGGTGGACATCGGTGAAAGTGTAAGTGCCTCCATTCAAGTAGAAAGTTTCCATGAACAAGTAGGTTGGGACGTGGAGTGGGATAAGGAAAAGCAAATCGAAGCTGATCAATCGGAGCAAAAGTTATATTATAAAGAAAAGCAATATGGAGAAGGGGAGCATACGTTGCAATTCAACGAATTGGATCGCTTTACCATTGAGCAAGTGGGAACTCGTAACTAATATCTAGTTCCCTACCTAAGAAGAATAGTTGATCAAACGTTTGATCAATTATGTACAAGAACATAGAAAAGCTTTATCCAATGTGGGTTTTGGGGGTACTAATGAAAAGAATATGGTGGCTATCTCTGTTCGTTATACTTTTGGTGGGTCCATCAGTTCAAGCATTATCCTGGGCTTATCCATTTGTTGTTTGGGAAGGAAAAGTGTATGAAGTTAAGCAAGAACAATTCATCGAAGGCAATGATATAGGATATAAAATAGGGAAAGTAGAGACACAACCTGATGACATGTCTGGGAATTATTATGGAGATGCTTCTAACTATTATCCAATCGGAACAAACTATTACAAAATAAACGGAACATCAACTTCCGATGCAATAGCTGTTAAAAGCGATAATCAATGGGTAAAGGCAGTATATGTGCATAATGCACCATTCCACATCATGAATGTACTTACTAACGTTTACTTTATATCTGCTGTTGTAGTGTTGATGCTTATAGTTATCGGAATTCCTTTTCTTCCAGTTAAAACTAGGAATGAGTAATGTGAAAAACCCCCTCGTCTTAAGGATGAGGGGGTTTTCAATAATAGATGAAGTTCGATTAAACACAATGGGCGCTTTGAGCTTTTGTCACGTCCAGCTCCAGCGCCCAGCGACTAGCAAACTTCCTGCTCCTCCTTACGATAAGTCAACATCGAATCGCTACCGCTCTTCGTGTTTCCTTTATCTCATACGGAATCAGGTGAAGTTCGATTAAAATCGCTACATCACGTAGCAACATCGAACCAACCCACGTCCTGTGGTCAGCAGTTTGTACGTCGCTAAACGGGCGCTCTGAGCTTTTGTTCTTACTCACTTAATAAGTTTAAAAATTGGCGTGTGCGTTCTTCTTTAGGGCTTGTGAAGATTTTATCTGGATGGCCACGTTCGACAACCTGTCCTTGATCCATGAACAGTACTTCATCAGCTACTTCTTTTGCGAAACTCATCTCATGGGTAACGACCACCATCGTCATGCCTTCATGGGCAAGTTCTTTCATAACACGAAGTACTTCGCCAACAAGTTCTGGGTCTAGGGCGGAGGTAGGCTCATCAAACAACATCACTTCAGGGTCTATGGCTAAGGCGCGAGCAATTCCTACTCTTTGTTGCTGTCCTCCTGAAAGTTGATGAGGATAATAGTCAATCTTATCTCCTAGTCCAACTTTCTCTAACAGGTGAATGCCTTTTTCTTTTGCTTTTTCCTTGTTAATCTTTTGGACAGTGACAGGTCCTTCAATCACATTTTGCAAAGCGGTCATGTGAGGGAAGAGGTTGTATGTTTGAAAGACCATGCCTGTTTGTTTACGTAACGTTTGAATATCTCTTTTG
The sequence above is drawn from the Pontibacillus yanchengensis genome and encodes:
- a CDS encoding ABC transporter ATP-binding protein — protein: MESMIRVENVAHAFGEENVLKDINLSIPKGEIFGLLGPSGAGKTTLVKVMVGILEVDQGEAWVKSVKMPSLEQMKVLGYMAQSDALYSELSARENLDFFGAVYELKSEERKERMKAVMDVVGLRNHMDKPVHKYSGGMKRRLSLAIALLHEPDVLILDEPTVGIDPLLRQSIWDELKSLQEKGTTIIVTTHVMDEAEKCDRLAMMRDGYLIATGTPQQLRDQTNSETIEGAFLVYGGERA
- a CDS encoding ABC transporter permease → MSILALIKRILRQFKRDKRSLALLIMAPLLVLTLMWLVFEGDRYEPNIAVVDVPQPFVDALEEQDASIETMTEEEAMEALEDVALDAMISMDQQKLSITLEGSDPSTNQAVKMTLQNAMKELSPQSNKMELSFSYLHGSEDLGLFDNVGPVLIGFFVFFFVFIIGGVSFLRERTQGTLERLLSTPLKRSEVVSGYVLGFGIFTLLQSLIIAAYSIYVLGMWMEGSFGYVLLITFLLAMTALTLGTLLSAYASNEFQMIQFIPLVIVPQVFFSGLFSLETMAPWLRWIGQVMPLTYGADALREIMIRGKGFEAFQTDVYILIGFAVLFYVLNIVALKKHRKL
- a CDS encoding TetR/AcrR family transcriptional regulator — translated: MSENDIIQEMLLNEDDDDQLTPKQRKILQAAVEMFAEKGYASTSTSEIAKHAGVAEGTIFRHYKTKKDLLYSIAVPMITKFAAPFFAQHFVRQVFNDQYSGYDELLRRLIHNRFEFAKENIPLLKIVLQEMAFQHEMQVKYKDIFTENVLPRFREVVDHFKEKGQIEDYPTETVIRLTITTIVGFLVTRFIIMPDYPWDDEQEIERTISFIMHGLEKA
- a CDS encoding GNAT family N-acetyltransferase, with product MTRIKLVPVTKSNWLMCVKLNVKEDQKPFIASNLFSIAEYQFFDHMRMRAIYYGKEMIGFAMYGLDEDEGGLWIYRFMIDENYQDRGLGRESFQCVMEDVKDWARRLNKQTVTITYHSDNTRGKEFYQQVGFVPTDEVIEGEEVARYSLFRN
- a CDS encoding HAD-IA family hydrolase, which codes for MSLEPSFTEDTTLMIFDLDGTLYEDTKHFDLFADKLKKKLPEDSQIQFSEDYSHVKSGNHPLAIGKVYDAKEDVFWTWDPFTEKLSTPETWDGSLHKEYGNTTKTFPVTSFDFKRWIAIGDGWWPPYVLALHYGIDMVDCHRAYDETKVDMAAEEGWLTQTPGLVSYLQQLKEEKTLVLMTNSDETDVYRLLQHLGLENLFDSFITSAKKPIQTTQHFNELLKAYNVQPEQAISIGDNFMNEIAPALQQGMKSVWLTPDQPPLTHENLCPVTSLTEIMKK
- a CDS encoding CAP domain-containing protein, whose product is MKNLLKWFTIVLVISAILPMSQVVEAEETSKSSDQNMVQATINYGKEGNPSGKVANESPFISYFVKLSSYDVAYSISMFLNGKEVEADYSENTGLLTYQASDLSGANTVKVIVKANGLKQLEQSWDFTVDDNKKNPLEGKDTTLLEEVQSEALNRINEYRENLALPTLSNNAKLQETAQAHSNYMLKYENTGHKENSENEDFFTGVSPQQRTSYFGYENWYVGEGITYEEPGGKLAVDHLFDAPYHRLSLMNPFFEEAGTGYNEDGDFVVNFGGEMKEDDRVVLYPYHQQQNSKISWFAYESPNPLRNYDKNKIWTGYPISYTYYGPMNDKLVVENATLTNSSGEEISTYSITPEQEDHGKHHVFLIPKKVLSTNEQYTVNVNAYIKPQSGENKDVSRTWTFTTASTVDIQRVYLENHNETNFLTVEWASGTDPNAEITLKKDGNRYIRKEGREQTTYRQLTPGTYTMNIQSPHFEETKMYTVTIEEDSELRYDYDSSLQVTNLKEGEVTKNGDGSLAPEYSNYSQWKAPEDSFDEDKDWTVQFNTGMEVSNITDNFVYVIDEEGNKVSVSLDFDSNNEEISVNAPSTGYDSGEYKLVIEPLKSNQGVEMTKGITMPFTIK
- a CDS encoding SOS response-associated peptidase, producing MCGRFTLLAEELEVLKSYGIEHRLEEYTPRYNIAPGQQVMSIINDGENNRAGYLTWGLVPFWAKDPSIGYKMINARSESAHEKPSFKRLLQRKRCLIIADSFYEWQKTDSGKQPLRISKENRPFFAFAGLWDRWKTDDRELVTCTILTKEANEFMEPIHKRMPIILPQEDEAWWMKHEERDPNEIHDYLQSLQIPSLQAYPVSTYVNNARHEGPDCIKSIEAEN
- a CDS encoding RNA polymerase sigma factor; its protein translation is MEKVKQGNQQALRMIIERYKGYLFKIIVNVVRDEAEAEDLTQETFIKMVDALPDYESKGFKTWISRIAYHKAIDAKRKRSRRHEELTEEFEWQSTPSDSAEDDWLQQQKQNKVVGSIQQLPQGYRGVVHAYYIEGKSYSSIAHEQRLAEKTVEMRLYRARKWMKNNWKEDEF
- a CDS encoding zf-HC2 domain-containing protein, whose product is MKHVTEDFIQLYINGQLQEQEQLQLEAHFEQCDTCFDMYLEQLDVADTTSPLSEQFTNDTAQTIINQHPTFQTPSKTFSAQPSKQRNTFIHYVVAAGFTLLLMMSGVFQYMTDSFNQDGIKKGPSFSGHLMEKTGSLLDQLTFEEEGNNNE
- a CDS encoding DUF6677 family protein; its protein translation is MNKSPILAFFLALIPGFGHMYFGRKIKGMLYSLAFFGPLFLGLVILVVEPLLPTEVKLLLVFWVFFIWVINVIDMVITLLMKSGQSKVTQGEPDVDGMSMSNRNEQNERFFTILLSFIPGVGHFHLGLNQRGLTFLTGFIGVGMMVFFVSVITGTGGFLVFLLALPVIWIYGLFDVIQLLNQKDRGETLEDRTLMEDLDRHRVNERKSKVLATILGIFPGAGHMYMGLQRRGLQFMGGFLLSIYVLDVLRLSIFLFLIPIIWFYSFFDTLQQAGKMDNEELEDVPVVKHVMNHQRWIGVILILLGLFYLVDSIFMPALAAELRTLLNVDIRYYYEQYFQMIVVCFLFIGGGIKLLMGSKSKKEEHDV
- a CDS encoding LiaI-LiaF-like domain-containing protein — protein: MRRWRVGTISMGATLILLGVLLMSSQLFGWEASSLAFTWWPALLIVLGVEVLVYIFTSTQEKPVVHYDFLSILFIGFLGTIGIGLFLMSSVGVVEEVKGAIHSETTEGALPKLEQQVTSNVNKIVVQAGHNDVELTTNATDSFHLFGTFESSFLKKGELKAEDIVQVTSTGNTMYIQLLQGPKRNGIQYERTRFHRTLSLPANIPVEVQQPPNDLSVSIDTLEADWVIERTSQAVVDIGESVSASIQVESFHEQVGWDVEWDKEKQIEADQSEQKLYYKEKQYGEGEHTLQFNELDRFTIEQVGTRN